TTTAAAAGCATTTCTCTTTGATAAGGTGAAATGTCAAAGTCAGCTTCAAAACCTTCACTATCATAAACTTTCTTTGACTCTAAATCTACTGTGATATCATAATCTTTTGCTTGTGCATTTTCAATTAATTGTTGTGCTTCTTGATCGGTTAAACGAACAGGCAAAATCCCGTTCTTTGTGCAGTTATTATAGAAAATATCTGCAAAACTCGATGCAATGATAACTCTAAAACCAAAATCTTGCAGTGCCCAAGGAGCATGTTCACGAGATGAACCACAACCAAAGTTATCACCAGCTACTAAAATAGAAGCATTTGCGTATTTCGGTTGATTTAAAGAAAAATCAGGTCTAGGTTGATCCTTTTCATCATAACGCCAATTATAGAATAAGAATTCGCCAAATCCTAAGCGAGAAATTCTTTTTAAGAACTGTTTTGGTATTATCTGATCAGTATCGACATTAGCGCGATTCAGTGGATAGACAAGTCCGTTATGTTTTCGAATTGGTTCCATTTGAAGTACCTCCTAATAAAATTGTTAGTAAAAGGGGAGGGAGGTAATAAATTAGTCATGCTTGTTTCCCTCACACCCAATTAAGCTTACACACCTACAGGCAAGTTGCGAACATCAACAAAGTGGCCTTCAATTGCAGCTGCAGCCGCCATTTCTGGACTAACTAGATGTGTTTGTGCACCAGTACCTTGACGACCTTCAAAGTTGCGATTTGAAGTAGAGGCACAACGCTCACCAGAAGGTACAACATCATCATTCATTGCAAGACACATACTACAACCGGCTCCGCGCCATTCAAAACCAGCATCGATAAAGATCCGATCTAATCCAAGTTCTTCAGCAGCTGTTTTAACAGATTGTGAACCAGGTACGACCATAGCACGTACATTCGGGTGGACTTTTCTACCGTTAATAATCTCTGCCGCACGTTGTAAATCAGCTAGCCGTGAATTTGTACAAGATCCGATAAAAACATGCTCGATTGTTACCGATGATATTGGTTTGCCTGCTTCTAGTCCCATATATTCTAATGCGCTTTTTATTTCATTTCTATCATTCTCAGAAGTTGCATCATCTGGACTAGGAATATTAGCGCTTATTGGAATACACATACTAGGATTTGTTCCCCAAGTAACTTGCGGTTCAATTTCAGCAGCATCCATTTCTACCATCGCATCATAACTAGCACCTTCATCAGTAGCTAGTGCTCTCCAGTCTGCAGCCAACTGGTTAAAAGCATCTTCATCTTCTGGTATATATTTTTTTCCGCGAAGATAATCAATCGTTGTATCATCAGGACTAACTAACCCGGCACGCGCTCCAGCCTCAATGGACATATTACAGATAGTCATTCGGCCTTCCATAGAAAGATTTCGAATTGCCTCACCAGTATATTCAATGACATAACCAGTTCCAAATTTAACGCCGAATTTACCAATTATTGCAAGTATTAAATCTTTAGCTGTAATACCAACACCTAATTTACCATCGATTTTAACATTCAACGTTTTCGGTTTTGCTTGCCAGATAGTTTGTGTAGCAAGAACATGTTCTACTTCACTTGTACCAATACCAAACGCTAGTGCACCAAAAGCACCGTGTGTCGATGTATGGCTATCTCCACATACAATGGTCTTTCCAGGCTGTGTTAAACCAAGTTCTGGACCAATGACGTGTACAATACCTTGATGACGGTGATTAATACCTGCCAAAGGTACACCGAATTCTTTACAGTTTATTTTTAGTTGATCCATTTGTTTTTTTGATACTTCATCTTTAATAACATTTCGGTGCACAGTAGGTACGTTGTGATCCATCGTAGCAAATGTTCGATTTGGTTGACGAACCGTCCGTCCTTGCAAACGCAATCCCTCAAAAGCTTGAGGGGAGGTAACTTCATGAACAAGGTGAAGGTCAATGTAGAGAAGATCTGGTTTACCTTCTTCTTGATGGACAACATGTTTATCCCAGATTTTTTCGATAACTGTTTTGGCTTTTCCCATGTTAGAAATCACTCCTTTACTTTTGTGAAAATGAAGGTTATTATTTTTGCTCGATGTAAGCAATAATAGCTTCAGTCATTTCCTGTGTGTTTACTTTTTCTCCACTTTGAACTTGTAAATCAGCAGTATAGTATCCTTTGTCTATACACGCTTCAATTGCTTCTTCGATTAAAGCTGCTTCTTCTTCGAATGAAAAAGAGTAGCGTAACATCAAAGCAGCTGATAATAATGTTGCAATAGGGTTCGCTATCCCTAAACCGGCAATATCTGGTGCTGAACCATGTGCTGGTTCATATAAACCAACGCCATTTTCAGCTAAGCTTGCAGATGGTAGCATTCCTAAAGAACCTGTTAAGACAGAAGCTTCATCGCTTAAAATATCTCCAAACATATTCTCTGTAACAATTACATCAAATTGGCTAGGATTTGTAATTAATTTCATTGCGGCAGCATCTACTAGTAAATGATCTACTTCGACATCTGGATAGGCAGCTTTTTTTTCTTCGACAATTTCTCGCCATAGTTTACTAGATTCTAAAACATTTGCTTTATCAACTGAAGTAAGTTTCTTGTTACGTAATTGCGCGCTTTGAAACCCTTTATCGATAATTCGTTCCATTTCATAACGACTATAACTCAATGTATCGACTACCGCATTACCGTTATCACGTCGTTCACTAGGAGTTCCGAAATATAAACCACCAGTTAACTCTCTAACGATTAATAAGTCACTACCGTTAATAACTTCTGCTTTTAATGGAGAAGCACTTAATAGTTTTTTGAAACCTTTTACTGGGCGTAAATTAGCGTATAAATCTAATGCTTTACGAATGCCTAGAAGGCCACGCTCAGGTCGTAAGTGGGAAGGGTTGTTATCCCATTTCGGCCCACCTACTGCACCTAATAAAACGGCATCTGCTTGTTTACAAGCTGCAATCGTTTGATCGGGAAGAGGTGTGTCATATAGATCGATAGCACTACCTCCAATTGCTTGTGAATCAAATGTAAAGCTATGACCAAATTTAGTTGCAATAACCGAGAGGACTTCTGTTGTAGCATCGATAATTTCAGGTCCAATTCCATCACCGGGAAGAAGTACAATATTTTTTTCCATCATTTATCCTCCGATTGGTTAGATATTTTCAGATGCATCTATTTTTTTAGTATTATTTTTAGTTAAGAAAATTCTGTTTATTGCATTTATAAATGCGTGAGCAGCAGCTTCTAATACATCCTGAGCAGTACCACGGCCACTCATAGAAGTCTGGTATTCTTCTACAGTCATACTTACATGTACTTCTGCTAGTGCATCTGTACCTTTACCAATTGAATTTAAGGTAAAATCAGTAAGTTGTATTTTTTCTTCAATTAATGCTTCAATCGTATTATATAAAGCTTCTACACTTCCTTGACCAGTGCGTGCTGTTTCAACTCTTTTGCCCTCTGGTGTATTTAACGCAACTGTTGCAGTGGGCAAGTTATGGGAACCGTACTGAACTTGAAAAGAAAGTAACTCATATTTTTTACGTGTACTTAAATCGGTTTGAATATCAGTTAATATAACAAATAGATCATCTTCGGTTACTTCTTTTTTTCTATCTGTTAAAAGTTTAAAAGATTTAAAAGCTTCTGTAATTTGTTCATCTGTTAAAGTGAATTCGAGTTGTTCAATTTTATCTTTAAAAGCATGTTTTCCAGAGTGCTTACCTAGAACCAAGTTATTGGATTGAATACCAACCAATTCAGGAGTGATAATTTCATATGTTTGTGCATTTTTCAGTACACCATCTTGGTGAATACCAGATTCATGAGCAAATGCATTACGACCAACAACGGCTTTATTACCGGGAACAACCATTCCAGTAAGTTTACTTATTAGATCGCTCGTTCGCTTTATTTCCTTTAACGTTAAATTAGTAGTGTAAGGGTAAAAATCTTCTCGTATTTTAAAAGCAACGGCCAATTCCTCTAAAGCAACATTACCTGCCCGTTCTCCAATACCATTAATTGTACCTTCAATTTGTGTCGCACCATTCTGAACGGCTGCAATAGAGTTTGCTGCTGCCATTCCAAGGTCATCATGGCAGTGACAAGATAAATCAACTTTGTCGATATTTGGTACATTTTCTTTAATATACCGAAACATTTCTCCATATTCTTTTGGTGTCGTAAATCCTACAGTATCAGGCAAGTTAATTACGGTTGCACCGGCATCAATTACTTTCTCAATAATAGATGCTAAAAAAGGTAATTCAGTTCGAGATGCATCTTCTGCTGACCATTCGATATCATCACATTTTTCTTTCGCATAACGTACCATGTTAACTGCAATATCTGTTACTTCTTCAGCGGTCTTTTTTAACTTATATTCCAAGTGAATAGGGGAGGTTGCGATAAAAACATGTATTCTTGGTTTTTTAGCATTTTTAATCGCTTCCCAGGCACGATCAATATCTGATTTAAACGCTCGTGCTAAAGCTGTAACCGTAACATTTTCGATTGTATCTGCAATTTTTTGAACGGCATCAAAATCACCTTGGGAGGAAGCAGGAAAACCTGCCTCCATAACATCAACACCCAAGCGTTCTAATTGTTTAGCAATTTCAAGTTTTTCAATTTGATTCAAATTCACACCAGGGGACTGTTCGCCGTCCCGTAGTGTGGTATCAAATATTTTAATTCGAGTCATTCTTGACCACTTCTTTCTTAGCTTTTGCTCTTTGATTTACAAAGGGCATTAACTCACGAAGTTCTTTCCCAACTTTTTCAATTTGGTGTTTATTTTCTGAAGCAGTAATAGCGTTAAACTGTGGACGGTTTGCTTGGTTCTCTAAAATCCAACCTTTAGCAAATACACCTGTTTGAATATCAGTTAATACGTCTTTCATGCGAGCTTTTGTCTCTGCATTCACAACGCGTGGTCCAGAAACATAATCTCCCCATTGCGCTGTATCAGAGATAGAGTAACGCATTCCTTCAAGTCCACCTTCATACATCAAGTCAACAATCAATTTAAGTTCATGCATACATTCAAAATAAGCAACTTCTGGTTGGTAACCAGCCTCTGTAAGAGTTTCAAATCCAGCTTTTACTAAGCTACTTACACCACCACAAAGGACAGCTTGCTCACCGAAAAGATCTGTTTCTGTTTCTTCCTGGAATGAAGTTTGTAGAATTCCAGCACGTCCCGCACCAATTCCTTTAGCGTATGCAAGAGCGGTTTCAGTTGCTTTACCAGTATAATCTTGATAAATACCATAAAGTGCAGGTACACCAGCACCTTCTTCAAAAGTACGACGAACAAGATGTCCAGGTCCTTTTGGCGCTACTAAGAATACATCTACATCTGCTGGAGGTACGACTTGATTAAAATGAACATTAAAACCATGTGCGAATACTAATGCATTACCAGCTTCTAAGTTTGCTTCAATACTTTCCTTATAAATAGTAGGTTGATTTTCATCAGGTAATAGAATCATAACAACGTCTGCTGCTTTAGTAGCTTCAGCGACTGTTTTAACTTCTACACCGTCTTCAACTGCTTTGTCCCATGATTTACCTTTGCGAAGACCAACAACAACATCAAAACCACTTTCTTTTAAGTTTAATGCATGTGCATGACCTTGAGAGCCATATCCAATAACTGCGATTTTTTTAGATTTTAGAACCTCTTCTTGAATATCGTTGTGATAAAGTACTTTTGCCATAATGAATACATCCTCTCAAATTTGTTTTATTTTTATATAGTAAATGTAAGATACA
The nucleotide sequence above comes from Paraliobacillus zengyii. Encoded proteins:
- the leuC gene encoding 3-isopropylmalate dehydratase large subunit translates to MGKAKTVIEKIWDKHVVHQEEGKPDLLYIDLHLVHEVTSPQAFEGLRLQGRTVRQPNRTFATMDHNVPTVHRNVIKDEVSKKQMDQLKINCKEFGVPLAGINHRHQGIVHVIGPELGLTQPGKTIVCGDSHTSTHGAFGALAFGIGTSEVEHVLATQTIWQAKPKTLNVKIDGKLGVGITAKDLILAIIGKFGVKFGTGYVIEYTGEAIRNLSMEGRMTICNMSIEAGARAGLVSPDDTTIDYLRGKKYIPEDEDAFNQLAADWRALATDEGASYDAMVEMDAAEIEPQVTWGTNPSMCIPISANIPSPDDATSENDRNEIKSALEYMGLEAGKPISSVTIEHVFIGSCTNSRLADLQRAAEIINGRKVHPNVRAMVVPGSQSVKTAAEELGLDRIFIDAGFEWRGAGCSMCLAMNDDVVPSGERCASTSNRNFEGRQGTGAQTHLVSPEMAAAAAIEGHFVDVRNLPVGV
- the ilvC gene encoding ketol-acid reductoisomerase encodes the protein MAKVLYHNDIQEEVLKSKKIAVIGYGSQGHAHALNLKESGFDVVVGLRKGKSWDKAVEDGVEVKTVAEATKAADVVMILLPDENQPTIYKESIEANLEAGNALVFAHGFNVHFNQVVPPADVDVFLVAPKGPGHLVRRTFEEGAGVPALYGIYQDYTGKATETALAYAKGIGAGRAGILQTSFQEETETDLFGEQAVLCGGVSSLVKAGFETLTEAGYQPEVAYFECMHELKLIVDLMYEGGLEGMRYSISDTAQWGDYVSGPRVVNAETKARMKDVLTDIQTGVFAKGWILENQANRPQFNAITASENKHQIEKVGKELRELMPFVNQRAKAKKEVVKNDSN
- the leuB gene encoding 3-isopropylmalate dehydrogenase, translated to MEKNIVLLPGDGIGPEIIDATTEVLSVIATKFGHSFTFDSQAIGGSAIDLYDTPLPDQTIAACKQADAVLLGAVGGPKWDNNPSHLRPERGLLGIRKALDLYANLRPVKGFKKLLSASPLKAEVINGSDLLIVRELTGGLYFGTPSERRDNGNAVVDTLSYSRYEMERIIDKGFQSAQLRNKKLTSVDKANVLESSKLWREIVEEKKAAYPDVEVDHLLVDAAAMKLITNPSQFDVIVTENMFGDILSDEASVLTGSLGMLPSASLAENGVGLYEPAHGSAPDIAGLGIANPIATLLSAALMLRYSFSFEEEAALIEEAIEACIDKGYYTADLQVQSGEKVNTQEMTEAIIAYIEQK
- the leuD gene encoding 3-isopropylmalate dehydratase small subunit is translated as MEPIRKHNGLVYPLNRANVDTDQIIPKQFLKRISRLGFGEFLFYNWRYDEKDQPRPDFSLNQPKYANASILVAGDNFGCGSSREHAPWALQDFGFRVIIASSFADIFYNNCTKNGILPVRLTDQEAQQLIENAQAKDYDITVDLESKKVYDSEGFEADFDISPYQREMLLNGWDEIAVTLTQADKIDKFESNHIIHPAVITN
- a CDS encoding 2-isopropylmalate synthase, producing the protein MTRIKIFDTTLRDGEQSPGVNLNQIEKLEIAKQLERLGVDVMEAGFPASSQGDFDAVQKIADTIENVTVTALARAFKSDIDRAWEAIKNAKKPRIHVFIATSPIHLEYKLKKTAEEVTDIAVNMVRYAKEKCDDIEWSAEDASRTELPFLASIIEKVIDAGATVINLPDTVGFTTPKEYGEMFRYIKENVPNIDKVDLSCHCHDDLGMAAANSIAAVQNGATQIEGTINGIGERAGNVALEELAVAFKIREDFYPYTTNLTLKEIKRTSDLISKLTGMVVPGNKAVVGRNAFAHESGIHQDGVLKNAQTYEIITPELVGIQSNNLVLGKHSGKHAFKDKIEQLEFTLTDEQITEAFKSFKLLTDRKKEVTEDDLFVILTDIQTDLSTRKKYELLSFQVQYGSHNLPTATVALNTPEGKRVETARTGQGSVEALYNTIEALIEEKIQLTDFTLNSIGKGTDALAEVHVSMTVEEYQTSMSGRGTAQDVLEAAAHAFINAINRIFLTKNNTKKIDASENI